In the genome of Pseudomonas sp. HS6, one region contains:
- a CDS encoding cytochrome b, translating to MPWTSSESRYSTVSVLLHWLMLVLLVLVYASMELRGIFPKGSGGRSLIREVHYMLGLTVFVLVWFRLLARSIGPAPKIFPASPQWQTALARLMHWALYLFMISMPILGWLITSAEGHQVMFYGFDLPLLVQEDKAFAKQVEHWHVLIGNIGYWLIGLHALAGLYHHYVVGDNTLLRMMPKRNQV from the coding sequence ATGCCGTGGACAAGTTCCGAATCACGCTACAGCACCGTGTCAGTCCTGTTGCACTGGTTGATGCTGGTGTTGTTGGTGCTGGTGTATGCCAGCATGGAATTGCGAGGCATCTTTCCCAAGGGCAGTGGCGGCCGCTCGCTGATCCGTGAAGTGCATTACATGCTCGGCCTGACCGTGTTCGTGCTGGTGTGGTTTCGCCTGCTCGCGCGCAGCATCGGCCCGGCGCCGAAAATCTTCCCGGCTTCACCGCAATGGCAAACCGCACTGGCCCGGCTGATGCACTGGGCGTTGTACCTGTTCATGATCAGCATGCCGATTCTCGGCTGGCTGATCACCAGCGCCGAGGGTCATCAAGTGATGTTCTACGGTTTCGACCTGCCGTTGCTGGTGCAAGAGGACAAAGCGTTCGCCAAACAGGTTGAACACTGGCACGTGTTGATTGGCAATATCGGCTACTGGCTGATCGGCCTGCACGCGCTGGCAGGGCTGTATCACCACTACGTAGTGGGCGATAACACACTGCTGCGGATGATGCCCAAGCGCAACCAGGTTTAG
- a CDS encoding 1-aminocyclopropane-1-carboxylate deaminase/D-cysteine desulfhydrase, with amino-acid sequence MLLPPADWLPQAPLESLHLDWLTAAGIDVAILRLDRIDPLISGNKWFKLVKHLKAADRAGAEGIISLGGAHSNHLHALAAAGKRLGFTTVGLLRGHPQDTPTIRDLQGFGMQLHWLGYGGYRARHEPGFWQPWRAQYPTLHPVPEGGGGLPGAQGCTSLQEQVSEQLGKLRWDDYHGWWLACGTGTTLAGLVLAEAGQRPVYGAMAVPDDHGVAANVEAIVGDIAGYELIDASRGGFAKVDAPLLEFIAQTEQASDVPLEPLYTGKALLALKQQVEAGRFARGTRLIFIHTGGLQGRRGFDG; translated from the coding sequence ATGCTTCTTCCCCCCGCTGACTGGCTACCTCAAGCCCCCCTCGAATCCCTTCATCTGGACTGGCTCACCGCCGCCGGCATTGATGTCGCCATCCTGCGTCTGGACCGGATCGACCCGCTGATCAGCGGCAACAAGTGGTTCAAGCTCGTCAAACACCTCAAGGCCGCCGACCGTGCGGGCGCCGAAGGCATCATCAGCCTGGGCGGCGCGCACTCCAATCATCTGCATGCACTGGCCGCTGCGGGTAAACGCCTGGGATTCACAACGGTCGGCCTGCTGCGCGGGCATCCGCAGGACACGCCGACGATCAGGGATCTGCAGGGCTTCGGCATGCAATTGCACTGGCTCGGCTATGGCGGTTATCGGGCGCGGCATGAGCCGGGGTTCTGGCAGCCGTGGCGGGCGCAATACCCGACGCTGCATCCGGTGCCCGAAGGTGGCGGCGGGTTGCCGGGCGCGCAGGGTTGCACGTCATTGCAGGAGCAGGTCAGTGAGCAACTGGGCAAGCTACGTTGGGACGACTATCACGGTTGGTGGCTGGCGTGCGGCACTGGCACCACGCTCGCGGGTTTGGTGCTGGCGGAAGCCGGTCAACGCCCGGTGTATGGCGCCATGGCCGTGCCCGACGATCACGGTGTCGCGGCCAACGTCGAGGCGATTGTCGGTGATATCGCAGGCTATGAGCTGATCGATGCCAGCCGTGGGGGCTTCGCCAAAGTCGATGCGCCGTTGCTTGAGTTCATCGCGCAGACCGAGCAGGCCAGCGACGTCCCCCTCGAACCGCTGTACACCGGCAAGGCTTTACTGGCACTCAAACAGCAAGTCGAGGCGGGCCGCTTTGCCCGTGGAACGCGCCTGATCTTCATCCACACCGGCGGCTTGCAGGGCCGGCGTGGATTCGACGGCTAA